The Vicingus serpentipes genome includes the window TTGCTAAAAGAGCAAATCAAATTTCTGTTGACTTAAAAGAAGAGTTGACTAGTAAATTAGCTGAATTTGCATCTACTACTGATAATTTAGAAGAAATTTTTGAAAATAGAGAGCAAATTGAAATTTCTAGATTCTACGAAAAACTTCCAAAGCCAAACGCTATGGCGTTAAAAGAATTTATCGACGGTAAAGTTTATTTTAGAAAACAAGAACAACAAACAGAAGAAAAATAAGCGACAATATGCTTGCTGGCAAAAATATACTCCTAGGAATAACTGGGGGTATAGCTGCTTATAAAACAGCCTCATTAGTTAGGCTGTTTAAAAAAAATGGAGCAAATGTTAAAGTAATTTTAACACCTGCTGCTAAAGAATTTGTAACTCCTTTAACATTAGCAACTCTTTCTGAAAACCCAGTTAATTCAAGTTTTTTTAATGAAATCACTGGAGAGTGGACTAATCATGTTGATTTAGGCTTGTGGGCTGATTTATTTGTTATAGCTCCAGCTACAGCAAATACTATAGCTAAAATGGCTAATGGTATTTCTGATAATCTATTACTTGCTACTTATTTATCATGTAAAAGCAAAGTGTATATTGCTCCAGCAATGGATTTAGATATGTACATACATCCTTCTACTACAAAAAATTTAATGACCCTCAAGAGTTATGGTAATGTTATAATTGATGCGAAAGAAGGAGAGTTGGCTAGTGGTTTAGTAGGAAAGGGTAGAATGGAAGAACCAGAACAAATAGTTGAAGATATTAAAAAAAATTTCAGAAAAGATAAATCATTGTTTGGTAAGAGAGTTTTAATAACAGCTGGACCAACTTTTGAAAAAATTGATCCTGTTCGATTTATTGGAAATAATTCATCAGGAAAAATGGGATTATTTTTAGCTGAGGAGGCATTAGAACTTGGAGCCGAAGTTACTTTAGTAATTGGACCAAACAATCTTGATATAAATCCTTTAATTAATTCTATTAAAATTGAATCGGCACAGCAAATGTATCATGCAGTTCATAATAATATTGACGATGCTAATATTATTATAATGTCAGCCGCTGTTGCTGATTATAGTCCGAAAAATGTTAGCGATATAAAGATTAAAAAGAAAACAGATTCACTAACTATAGAGCTTGCACCAACAAAAGATATTTTAAAATCTGTTGGGGAAATTAAAAAGCAAAATCAATTATTAGTTGGATTTGCCTTAGAAACTAATGATGAGAAAGAGAATGCTATTAAAAAGTTAAATTCTAAAAACTTGGATATGATTATCTTAAACTCACTTAATGACATAGGTGCAGGCTTTGGACATAACACAAACAAAGTTACAATTATCGATAAAAACAATAATGTAGAAGATTTTGAGTTAAAATCTAAAGCATTAGTTGCGTCTGATATTTTTAATAAAATCATATCTTTACTTAAACAGTAATAAATACATTTTTAATGAATCATTTACTAAGAATAATATTAATTTTTGTATTCTCTCTTTATTTCAATTCACTAGTAAATGCTCAAGAGTTAAACTGTAATGTTCAAGTAAATTCTTCTCAGGTTACAGGTTCTGATAAAAGTATTTTTGATGTAATGCAAAAGGCTATTTATGAGTTTATGAATAACCGTAAATGGACTAATCATGTATATAGTAATCAAGAACGAATAGAGTGTACTATACTTATTAATATTACAGAACAGGTATCAGTTGGTTCATTTAAAGCTACAATTCAAGTTCAATCAAGAAGACCAGTGTTTAACTCTTCTTACAACTCAACTTTGCTAAACCATATTGATAGAGATTTTGAATTTACCTTTAATGAATTTGATCAATTAGACTATTCAGAAACTACTTTTATTTCTAATTTAACGTCAACGCTCTCATTTTATGCATACATGATTTTAGCATTAGATTATGATTCATTTGAGTTGAACGGAGGTACTCAAAACTTAATTAAAGCAC containing:
- a CDS encoding DNA-directed RNA polymerase subunit omega; amino-acid sequence: MNFKTTNAENSTITRNMDEIENVTGNVYESCVVVAKRANQISVDLKEELTSKLAEFASTTDNLEEIFENREQIEISRFYEKLPKPNAMALKEFIDGKVYFRKQEQQTEEK
- the coaBC gene encoding bifunctional phosphopantothenoylcysteine decarboxylase/phosphopantothenate--cysteine ligase CoaBC, which gives rise to MLAGKNILLGITGGIAAYKTASLVRLFKKNGANVKVILTPAAKEFVTPLTLATLSENPVNSSFFNEITGEWTNHVDLGLWADLFVIAPATANTIAKMANGISDNLLLATYLSCKSKVYIAPAMDLDMYIHPSTTKNLMTLKSYGNVIIDAKEGELASGLVGKGRMEEPEQIVEDIKKNFRKDKSLFGKRVLITAGPTFEKIDPVRFIGNNSSGKMGLFLAEEALELGAEVTLVIGPNNLDINPLINSIKIESAQQMYHAVHNNIDDANIIIMSAAVADYSPKNVSDIKIKKKTDSLTIELAPTKDILKSVGEIKKQNQLLVGFALETNDEKENAIKKLNSKNLDMIILNSLNDIGAGFGHNTNKVTIIDKNNNVEDFELKSKALVASDIFNKIISLLKQ
- the porD gene encoding type IX secretion system protein PorD — protein: MNHLLRIILIFVFSLYFNSLVNAQELNCNVQVNSSQVTGSDKSIFDVMQKAIYEFMNNRKWTNHVYSNQERIECTILINITEQVSVGSFKATIQVQSRRPVFNSSYNSTLLNHIDRDFEFTFNEFDQLDYSETTFISNLTSTLSFYAYMILALDYDSFELNGGTQNLIKAQTIVTNAQSAPNTGWKAFEDTKNRYWMAENYLKPNYAELRKTFYNYHRLGFDIMTKDASEGRKVVFNSLKNLESVFNYDMNSFQLQLFFNAKKDELIDLFKEAQPSEKAEVVLLLKRINPANGNDYEKILKK